One genomic segment of Bacillaceae bacterium S4-13-56 includes these proteins:
- a CDS encoding tyrosine-type recombinase/integrase, which produces MNLENGVINIQKSKGYNQHYVVMHDSMLAMMKRYDKEIEGICPSRTYFFPTRDGKHYTKAWITLNFNKLWYQYNDSYANAYALRHHYAITNINSWTNVGIEFTSKLLALSRSMGHSSIESTMYYYSLVPGLRDKLEELTEKNFDELVPEMYDEE; this is translated from the coding sequence GTGAATTTAGAAAATGGTGTTATAAATATTCAAAAATCAAAGGGATATAATCAACATTACGTGGTCATGCATGATTCTATGTTAGCAATGATGAAACGATATGACAAAGAAATCGAAGGAATATGTCCATCAAGAACGTATTTCTTTCCGACAAGAGATGGCAAGCATTATACAAAGGCATGGATTACATTGAATTTCAATAAATTATGGTATCAATACAATGATTCTTATGCCAACGCATATGCCCTCCGGCATCACTATGCCATAACGAATATCAATAGCTGGACAAATGTAGGGATAGAATTCACTTCCAAATTATTGGCATTAAGCCGGAGCATGGGACACTCATCTATTGAAAGCACAATGTATTATTATTCACTGGTACCTGGACTCAGAGATAAACTGGAAGAGCTGACGGAAAAGAATTTTGATGAATTAGTTCCGGAGATGTACGATGAAGAATAA
- a CDS encoding tyrosine-type recombinase/integrase, with protein MKNNMKESNEIANHINKFIRVYFPSSKTSSEHTIKSYHLALTLFMDFLEEKKKITINQLSYDCFKAETIDEWLIWLMNEKNCKPQSANVRLSSIKAFLKYLGIQDITLSYLSIAAASVKKRKAPKIKVKGMSKEGVQALLGTIDQLTKAGRRDLAIFILFYDIAARIDEILSLKIKNARLNVPKPYVTITGKGNKHRSLGLNSKIVQYLEKFVNEYHGMRPNEDDFLFYSKITCFIQK; from the coding sequence ATGAAGAATAACATGAAAGAGTCAAATGAAATTGCGAACCATATCAACAAATTCATTAGAGTTTATTTTCCTTCCAGCAAAACGAGCAGTGAGCATACGATAAAATCCTATCACCTTGCATTAACACTTTTCATGGATTTCCTTGAAGAAAAGAAAAAAATAACAATAAATCAGCTTTCCTATGATTGTTTCAAAGCCGAAACCATTGATGAATGGTTAATATGGCTGATGAATGAAAAGAACTGCAAGCCACAATCAGCCAATGTAAGATTATCATCCATAAAGGCTTTTCTAAAATATTTAGGCATACAGGATATTACATTAAGCTATCTTAGCATAGCAGCAGCATCAGTCAAGAAAAGAAAAGCACCAAAAATCAAAGTAAAAGGAATGAGTAAAGAGGGTGTACAAGCTCTTTTGGGAACAATTGATCAGTTAACTAAGGCAGGGAGAAGAGATCTTGCGATATTTATATTATTTTATGATATAGCAGCAAGAATAGATGAAATATTATCACTAAAGATTAAAAATGCACGCTTGAATGTACCAAAACCATATGTCACAATAACTGGAAAAGGAAACAAACATCGAAGTTTAGGCTTGAATTCCAAGATTGTTCAATACCTTGAGAAATTCGTAAATGAATATCATGGCATGAGACCTAATGAAGATGATTTCTTGTTTTATTCAAAAATAACTTGTTTTATTCAAAAATAA
- a CDS encoding tyrosine-type recombinase/integrase: protein MFYSKIKGKKKKLTQPAVTKRLKKWAVIANQLCPEVPATLHPHQIRHAAATHWLENGMNVGEIQYLLGHENIQTTMVYLEITVTQEASAMKEIMTEEEVNQPKLWKEDIRKLRDLCK from the coding sequence TTGTTTTATTCAAAAATAAAAGGAAAAAAGAAAAAATTAACGCAACCAGCAGTTACAAAACGATTAAAAAAATGGGCTGTCATCGCTAATCAATTGTGTCCAGAAGTTCCAGCAACTTTACACCCTCATCAGATTAGACACGCGGCAGCAACTCACTGGCTGGAAAATGGTATGAATGTCGGTGAAATTCAATATTTATTAGGGCACGAAAACATTCAGACAACTATGGTTTACTTGGAGATAACGGTAACTCAGGAAGCATCAGCAATGAAAGAAATAATGACTGAAGAAGAAGTAAATCAACCTAAATTATGGAAAGAAGATATTCGAAAGTTAAGAGATCTTTGCAAATAA